A single region of the Yersinia entomophaga genome encodes:
- a CDS encoding methyl-accepting chemotaxis protein, which yields MFKKMRISVGLSLIICVFSLALLGVSGFSMQALTNSKGATFRIDRIQGDQLVPLYLIYSELLNTRIYAQNAALLLEAKADAGADLLKAQDYLKSSEKNMVALGKIVSLTAEGRRLRKNIDTTYADYINNGIKPMMQTLRDGNVAAYYNLGPSVVPKSEALRNSLSEFETFAKNLGEKEIEGVTASYRQNMWIIGGALLLTLGLILMAIRFAKQIIFSPINEARQLFGKISRGDLSSVIPLQPATEMGGLLTALDDMQQSLKGIVSGVRESSAVITIGTRQISAGNQDFSSRTEEQAASIEQTAASMEQLTSSVKQNTDNTRLVTAMADNMAVLARKNGENITDITAKISAINESSEKISNIIGVIDSISFQTNILALNAAVEAARAGEAGKGFAVVASEVRNLAQRSAVSAKEIKELIEDSVSKIKEGSDMASQSGDDMKTLLNEVDQVKSLIDSIAFASDEQSRGIEQVNIAIVQLEEVAQQNAALVEEASAATLSLAEQADTLDASMQVFTLTKAHE from the coding sequence ATGTTTAAAAAAATGAGAATAAGTGTTGGCTTATCTTTGATTATTTGTGTGTTTAGCCTTGCGCTGCTTGGGGTGAGTGGTTTTAGCATGCAGGCTTTAACCAATAGTAAAGGTGCAACGTTTAGAATTGACCGTATTCAAGGCGATCAATTGGTGCCTTTATATTTAATCTATTCTGAGTTATTAAATACCCGTATTTACGCGCAAAATGCCGCATTACTGTTGGAAGCGAAGGCAGACGCCGGGGCCGATTTATTGAAGGCACAGGATTATCTTAAATCATCTGAAAAAAACATGGTCGCTTTAGGTAAAATTGTGTCATTGACCGCAGAAGGGCGGCGGTTACGTAAGAATATTGATACGACTTATGCTGATTACATTAACAATGGTATCAAACCAATGATGCAAACATTGCGTGATGGTAATGTGGCTGCTTATTACAATCTAGGACCGAGTGTTGTTCCTAAAAGTGAAGCTTTACGCAATAGTTTGTCTGAGTTCGAAACTTTTGCAAAAAATCTGGGCGAAAAAGAAATCGAGGGCGTAACCGCTTCTTATCGCCAAAATATGTGGATTATTGGCGGGGCATTGTTGTTGACGTTAGGCTTAATCCTTATGGCCATCAGATTTGCCAAACAGATTATTTTTTCCCCGATTAATGAAGCTCGCCAGCTATTTGGAAAGATATCCCGAGGTGATTTATCGAGTGTTATTCCGTTACAGCCCGCTACCGAAATGGGAGGGTTGCTAACCGCGTTAGACGATATGCAGCAATCGCTGAAGGGTATTGTTTCAGGAGTGAGAGAATCATCCGCCGTTATTACTATTGGGACGCGGCAGATATCCGCCGGTAATCAGGATTTCTCATCCAGAACGGAAGAGCAGGCGGCTTCGATTGAACAAACTGCCGCCAGCATGGAGCAACTGACTTCTTCGGTTAAACAGAATACCGACAACACCAGACTCGTCACGGCGATGGCGGATAATATGGCAGTGTTGGCGCGCAAAAATGGAGAAAATATTACCGATATCACGGCGAAAATCTCAGCGATTAACGAAAGCTCTGAGAAAATCTCCAATATTATTGGCGTGATTGACTCTATCTCTTTCCAAACCAATATTCTGGCGCTAAATGCCGCCGTTGAGGCGGCAAGAGCGGGTGAGGCAGGTAAAGGTTTTGCCGTTGTTGCCTCCGAGGTGCGTAACCTGGCGCAGCGGAGTGCAGTATCAGCAAAAGAAATAAAAGAGTTAATTGAAGACTCAGTCAGCAAAATCAAAGAGGGTTCTGATATGGCCTCACAGTCGGGTGACGATATGAAAACCCTGCTGAATGAGGTCGATCAGGTGAAGAGCTTGATCGACAGTATTGCTTTTGCGTCTGACGAACAAAGCCGTGGGATTGAGCAGGTCAATATTGCGATTGTGCAGCTGGAAGAAGTCGCCCAACAAAATGCAGCATTGGTTGAAGAAGCCTCCGCTGCCACGCTATCGCTCGCTGAACAGGCCGATACTTTAGACGCTTCGATGCAGGTTTTTACCTTAACCAAAGCGCATGAATAA
- the fhuF gene encoding siderophore-iron reductase FhuF yields the protein MSNTENLITPSPVGVIADIAQLFEQTFAHFSVTFKVNSDNIPSKSMSFNHWSNEDNFPSLMEIYQNEYYGINNIKPNQKALYSLWTQWYFGLVIPPMMLLLMEYPQEIDSDCRNFKVEFHDSGRPDIIYYQLKWKGQSAENLLERYYALINNHVIPIANKIESYQGINGRLLWNNIGYLMYWYLGEFKKRMKEDVYQSVIQGLFMTMTLPDGRENPLYRTVILRNDTLQRRSCCQRNKLPGVGNCHDCPLEITL from the coding sequence GTGTCAAATACAGAGAATTTAATTACACCTTCACCTGTAGGGGTAATAGCAGATATCGCGCAGCTCTTTGAGCAAACCTTTGCTCATTTTTCTGTAACGTTTAAAGTGAATTCCGATAATATCCCTTCCAAAAGTATGAGTTTCAATCATTGGTCAAATGAAGATAATTTTCCGTCACTGATGGAAATTTATCAAAATGAGTATTACGGCATCAATAATATAAAGCCGAATCAGAAGGCACTTTATTCACTATGGACACAATGGTATTTCGGTTTGGTTATTCCTCCAATGATGTTGTTATTAATGGAATATCCGCAGGAAATTGACTCCGACTGTCGAAACTTTAAAGTGGAATTTCATGATAGTGGCAGGCCAGATATTATTTACTATCAGCTAAAATGGAAAGGTCAGAGCGCGGAAAATTTACTAGAACGCTATTATGCACTGATTAATAACCATGTTATTCCAATAGCTAATAAAATTGAGTCCTATCAGGGTATAAACGGGAGATTACTGTGGAATAACATCGGATACCTGATGTATTGGTATCTGGGTGAGTTTAAAAAACGCATGAAAGAAGATGTTTATCAGTCTGTTATTCAAGGTCTTTTTATGACTATGACCTTGCCAGACGGCCGCGAAAATCCGCTTTATCGCACGGTTATACTACGTAATGACACCCTGCAGCGCCGTAGCTGTTGCCAGCGTAATAAGCTACCGGGCGTGGGTAATTGTCATGATTGTCCGCTCGAAATAACGCTATAA
- a CDS encoding sensor histidine kinase, translating into MDVVKPARRQKKPLRLGTSVTLMVSVVIISVLLAVHTLFFIQISHIAQNNLKEKSFAVARTLALSPIVINGLSHTEDKDKIQPFAESVSKSNELLFIVVTDMDGIRYSHPNTKMIGRHFIGDDLQPALLGEESSAINRGTLVPALRIFTPVYDANHQQIGVVAVGISLLNIQSVIHENLWSVPWTILFGIFVGSLGTWFLVKALKRIMFGFEPYEISNLFEQRDAMLQSIKEGVIAVDTDCRITLVNHEAKRLFKQNGPLENLLLDNASKYWPDRLNLQQVLTTGIARRDEEIDFNGSMLLANTVPVVVNGDIIGAIATFRDKTEISHLMQRLTGMVNYADALRTQTHEFMNKLHVILGLLHMKHYPQLEDYILKTADNYQEEIGSLLFKIKSPVIAGFLLAKINRARDMDITLLVSEDSRLPDTADEQTTTTLITVLGNLIENALDAMSDMPQKEINVSFHLVDDILHCEVSDNGPGITVDCQSQILKEGFSTKGNGRGIGLTLVQRSLEAVGGTLEFESEAGSHTQFFIKIPYKISAVNHD; encoded by the coding sequence ATGGACGTTGTAAAACCGGCGCGCAGGCAAAAAAAACCGCTGCGGCTTGGCACCTCAGTAACACTTATGGTTTCTGTGGTTATAATTTCGGTTCTATTGGCAGTACACACGCTGTTTTTTATCCAAATCAGCCATATTGCGCAGAATAATCTCAAAGAAAAATCCTTTGCGGTTGCTCGTACTCTCGCATTATCCCCTATTGTGATCAATGGATTAAGTCACACTGAGGATAAGGATAAAATTCAACCCTTTGCTGAAAGCGTCAGTAAGAGCAACGAACTATTATTTATCGTCGTCACCGATATGGACGGCATTCGTTACTCGCACCCTAATACTAAAATGATCGGACGACATTTTATTGGGGACGATCTGCAACCCGCATTGCTTGGGGAAGAAAGCAGCGCGATTAATCGTGGAACCTTAGTGCCAGCCCTACGTATTTTCACCCCTGTTTATGATGCAAATCATCAGCAAATTGGCGTAGTCGCCGTCGGCATTTCGTTGCTCAACATCCAATCAGTTATTCATGAAAATCTTTGGAGCGTTCCCTGGACGATTCTATTCGGAATATTTGTTGGCAGCCTCGGCACCTGGTTTTTAGTCAAAGCCTTAAAAAGAATTATGTTTGGTTTTGAGCCCTACGAAATATCCAATTTGTTTGAACAGCGTGATGCCATGCTGCAATCGATCAAAGAAGGAGTTATCGCCGTTGATACTGATTGCCGCATCACTCTGGTCAATCACGAAGCCAAACGCTTGTTTAAGCAAAATGGTCCGTTGGAAAACCTTCTGTTGGATAATGCCAGCAAATATTGGCCAGACCGCCTCAATCTACAACAGGTGCTGACCACGGGTATTGCTCGCCGCGATGAGGAAATAGATTTCAACGGCAGTATGCTGCTGGCCAATACCGTCCCAGTGGTGGTGAATGGCGATATCATTGGCGCTATTGCAACTTTCCGCGATAAAACTGAAATTAGCCATTTGATGCAACGTTTAACCGGCATGGTCAATTATGCCGACGCATTAAGAACACAAACCCATGAATTTATGAATAAACTTCATGTTATTCTTGGTCTGCTGCATATGAAACACTATCCGCAGTTAGAAGACTATATTCTTAAAACGGCCGATAATTATCAGGAAGAGATCGGCTCTTTGCTATTTAAAATAAAATCCCCGGTGATCGCAGGCTTCCTGTTGGCGAAAATTAATCGGGCGCGGGACATGGATATTACATTGCTGGTCAGTGAAGATAGCCGTCTGCCGGATACTGCAGATGAACAAACCACCACCACACTAATAACTGTTCTTGGCAATTTGATTGAAAATGCGTTAGATGCCATGTCGGATATGCCGCAGAAAGAAATCAACGTTAGCTTTCATCTGGTCGACGATATCTTGCATTGTGAAGTGAGTGATAATGGGCCAGGCATTACGGTTGATTGCCAATCCCAGATCCTGAAGGAAGGCTTTTCGACAAAAGGAAATGGACGCGGTATTGGATTAACACTGGTACAACGAAGCCTAGAAGCCGTGGGTGGTACACTTGAATTCGAGTCTGAGGCAGGAAGTCACACTCAGTTCTTTATTAAAATCCCTTATAAAATCAGTGCGGTAAATCATGATTAA
- the dcp gene encoding peptidyl-dipeptidase Dcp — MRLSTLVLAMSMALAGQVQSAEIAVKGQLNKPQLEDEANRVGQNPFFSSSKLPFQAPPFNLIKESDYAPAIEFGIAERLAEVNAIANNPTLPTFKNTFIALEKSGGTLTRVMNGFGAMTSANSSDVLQKIDEETSPKLAAMEDAIKLNSTLFNRIKTIYDQRDKLGLDDESRRLVEVTYTNFILAGANLSDADKTKLKALNQEAAGLSTQFTNKLLAATKNGAVAVKDKSVLAGLSEGELAAAAQAAGDRQLDKQWLLVLQNTTQQPVLKNLSDRDTRKSLFDASWNRAEQGDANDTRQIVSRLAKIRAEQAQLLGFPNYAAWKLQNQMAKTPDTALTFMRDIVPAATARAEREAKDIQAVIDRQNGGFKLGPEDWKFYAEQVRKEKYDLDESQINPYFELDNVLNNGVFYAANQLFGISFKERTDLPVYHPDVRVYDVIDKDGQPLALFYTDYFKRDNKGGGAWMSNFVDQSKLLGTKPVIYNVANFTKPAPGQPALLSYDDVITLFHEFGHALHGIFADQQYPSLSGTATARDFVEFPSQLNEHWASDPKVFANYAKHYKTGEPMPQELVDKIQKAKKFNKGYSMTELLSAALLDMNWHMLNASQLEQDVDKFEKKSLQRDKIDLSYVPPRYRSSYFQHIWGNGYAAGYYAYLWTEMLADDAFVGLLESGGLTPENGQRLRDKILSRGNSQDLEKLYIDWRGQAPSIEPMLINRGLKEPAK, encoded by the coding sequence ATGCGTTTATCTACGTTGGTTTTAGCGATGAGTATGGCACTCGCCGGGCAGGTCCAATCCGCAGAAATAGCGGTAAAGGGGCAGTTAAATAAACCTCAGTTGGAAGATGAAGCTAATCGGGTCGGTCAAAATCCGTTCTTTAGCTCGAGTAAACTACCTTTCCAGGCACCGCCGTTTAATCTTATTAAGGAAAGCGACTATGCGCCGGCGATTGAATTTGGAATTGCCGAACGTTTGGCAGAGGTTAATGCTATTGCAAATAATCCTACACTGCCAACCTTTAAAAATACCTTTATAGCGTTGGAGAAATCAGGGGGAACTTTAACCCGAGTGATGAACGGATTTGGCGCAATGACATCGGCCAATTCAAGTGATGTCCTGCAAAAAATAGATGAAGAAACCTCGCCAAAACTGGCGGCTATGGAAGATGCTATCAAGCTGAATAGCACACTGTTTAATCGTATTAAAACAATATATGACCAGCGAGATAAACTCGGTCTGGACGATGAATCGAGACGTTTGGTGGAAGTGACTTACACTAACTTCATTCTGGCAGGCGCGAATCTTTCTGATGCGGATAAAACCAAACTTAAAGCTTTAAATCAGGAAGCGGCTGGTCTGAGCACTCAATTTACCAATAAACTTTTGGCTGCAACCAAAAACGGTGCGGTGGCAGTTAAAGACAAGTCTGTTTTAGCGGGGCTGTCAGAGGGGGAATTAGCCGCAGCGGCGCAGGCTGCCGGCGACCGTCAACTGGATAAACAATGGCTATTGGTATTGCAAAATACCACCCAGCAGCCGGTGCTAAAAAATCTTAGCGACCGAGATACGCGAAAATCGTTGTTTGATGCATCGTGGAATCGAGCCGAGCAGGGGGATGCCAATGACACTCGCCAGATAGTATCTCGTTTGGCAAAAATACGGGCTGAACAGGCTCAACTCCTTGGTTTCCCGAATTATGCTGCTTGGAAATTACAGAACCAAATGGCAAAAACCCCTGATACGGCACTGACTTTCATGCGTGATATCGTACCGGCTGCGACCGCACGTGCCGAGAGGGAAGCAAAAGATATTCAAGCGGTTATCGATCGTCAGAACGGTGGATTTAAGCTGGGGCCAGAAGATTGGAAATTCTATGCGGAACAGGTGAGAAAAGAAAAATATGATCTGGATGAATCACAAATAAACCCCTACTTTGAACTGGACAATGTACTGAATAACGGCGTGTTTTACGCGGCGAATCAACTGTTTGGTATTAGTTTTAAAGAAAGGACAGATTTGCCGGTTTATCATCCAGACGTTCGGGTTTATGACGTTATTGATAAAGACGGTCAGCCTTTGGCGTTGTTCTACACCGATTATTTCAAGCGTGACAACAAAGGTGGCGGTGCCTGGATGAGCAATTTTGTCGATCAGTCGAAATTGTTAGGTACCAAACCGGTTATTTATAATGTTGCTAACTTCACAAAACCGGCTCCTGGACAGCCAGCATTGCTGTCATATGACGATGTCATTACGCTGTTCCATGAGTTTGGTCATGCCCTGCATGGCATCTTTGCCGATCAGCAATACCCAAGCCTGTCTGGCACCGCGACGGCGCGAGATTTCGTCGAGTTTCCATCACAGTTAAACGAACATTGGGCCAGCGATCCAAAAGTGTTCGCCAACTATGCCAAACATTATAAAACCGGCGAGCCAATGCCGCAGGAGTTAGTCGATAAGATTCAGAAAGCCAAAAAATTCAATAAAGGTTATAGCATGACCGAGCTGCTTTCTGCGGCATTGCTGGATATGAACTGGCATATGCTAAACGCCAGTCAGCTGGAGCAGGATGTTGATAAATTTGAGAAAAAATCGTTACAGCGAGATAAAATTGATCTGAGTTATGTCCCTCCACGTTACCGTTCCAGTTATTTCCAACATATCTGGGGTAATGGTTATGCCGCAGGTTATTACGCATATTTATGGACTGAAATGCTGGCCGATGATGCTTTTGTTGGTTTATTAGAAAGCGGTGGGCTAACGCCGGAAAATGGTCAGCGCTTGCGTGATAAAATCCTATCTCGGGGTAACAGTCAGGATCTGGAAAAACTTTATATTGATTGGCGCGGCCAAGCTCCAAGTATTGAGCCAATGTTAATCAATCGTGGTTTGAAGGAACCCGCTAAATAA
- a CDS encoding DASS family sodium-coupled anion symporter, whose translation MTFMKGRLGKINLILLIGLSIWFYPTPATVDPKAWGLMAIFTSTVIGLIISPYPLGAMAIFSLTLSVATGLVGIKDILAGFGEPIIWMIACAFFISRGFIKTGFGRRVGYFFISKFGHSSLGLAYGLVLTDLIFAPAMPSTSARSGGIVTPIFRSISEAYGSTPENGTERQIGAFLIQCVFQCNAITCAMFLTSMAGNPMIAKLASEMGVTITWGGWALAASVPGLISLVIIPLLLYRFYPPVLKKTPEMRAIACEKLKEMGAMSRHEWIVLCVFICLVALWVSGATLNIDATLTAFIGLTALLLTGTLTWDDVVAEKEAWHAMIWFSVLLTLASQLNKLGLIKWFGGIAATWVDGMNWVPMLGVLLLVYYYIHYFMASAIAHISAMYAVFVSIAISAGAPPMLSVLVFGIFSNLYMATTHYSGGPAPILFGCNYVPLSTWWKIGFLLSLAIIPIWLIIGSLWWKTIGYW comes from the coding sequence ATGACTTTTATGAAAGGACGCTTAGGGAAAATAAATTTAATTTTACTTATTGGATTATCTATTTGGTTTTATCCCACACCCGCAACGGTAGACCCTAAAGCCTGGGGGTTAATGGCTATATTTACCAGCACCGTCATTGGATTGATTATTTCTCCTTATCCTTTAGGTGCGATGGCGATATTCAGTTTGACACTATCGGTTGCGACCGGGCTAGTTGGAATTAAAGATATTCTAGCCGGTTTTGGTGAGCCGATTATCTGGATGATTGCCTGTGCTTTCTTTATTTCACGAGGGTTTATTAAAACCGGTTTTGGCAGACGAGTGGGCTATTTCTTTATCAGTAAATTTGGTCACAGTTCACTGGGCCTGGCTTACGGACTGGTGCTGACCGATCTGATATTCGCTCCAGCCATGCCGTCAACGTCGGCAAGAAGTGGCGGCATTGTCACGCCGATATTTCGCTCAATTTCTGAAGCTTACGGTTCGACGCCAGAAAATGGCACCGAACGGCAAATCGGCGCTTTTCTCATTCAATGTGTCTTCCAATGCAATGCGATAACCTGCGCGATGTTTTTGACGTCGATGGCTGGGAATCCGATGATCGCCAAATTAGCCAGCGAAATGGGAGTCACAATCACATGGGGAGGATGGGCGTTGGCCGCCAGCGTACCAGGGCTAATTTCTTTAGTGATTATCCCATTGTTACTTTACCGTTTTTACCCGCCGGTATTAAAAAAGACGCCGGAAATGAGAGCCATTGCCTGTGAGAAATTAAAAGAAATGGGGGCGATGAGCCGCCATGAATGGATTGTTTTGTGCGTGTTTATTTGTCTGGTTGCTTTGTGGGTTAGCGGCGCTACGCTGAATATCGATGCCACTTTAACTGCGTTTATTGGATTAACCGCGTTACTGTTGACCGGAACTTTAACCTGGGATGATGTCGTGGCAGAAAAAGAAGCCTGGCATGCCATGATCTGGTTCTCGGTATTATTAACCTTGGCCAGCCAACTGAATAAGTTAGGGTTGATTAAATGGTTTGGTGGAATCGCGGCTACCTGGGTGGATGGCATGAATTGGGTTCCCATGCTGGGAGTCTTATTGCTGGTTTACTATTATATCCACTATTTTATGGCGAGTGCGATTGCTCATATCAGCGCGATGTACGCCGTGTTTGTTTCTATTGCTATCTCTGCGGGCGCTCCGCCAATGTTGAGCGTACTGGTCTTTGGTATTTTTAGTAATTTATATATGGCTACAACGCATTATTCCGGCGGGCCTGCGCCGATCCTCTTTGGCTGTAATTATGTGCCATTGAGTACCTGGTGGAAGATTGGATTCCTGCTCAGTCTGGCCATTATTCCTATTTGGTTGATTATTGGCAGTTTATGGTGGAAAACCATCGGCTACTGGTAA
- a CDS encoding 2-hydroxycarboxylate transporter family protein, with protein sequence MKLFGGISNRDINAVPLALFIAIAAIVVTSSYSNLLPKNMIGGLAIIMTLGFILSHIGRRIPVLKDIGGPAILCLMVPSVLVYFGVFQTNTLDTVHLLMKEANLLYFVIACLVVGSILGMNRVVLIQGMMRMFIPLVVGTLAAVASGLLVGKLFGYSFYHTFFFIIVPIIGGGIGEGILPLSLAYSAILGESPDVYVAQLAPAAVVGNIFAIICAGVLARIGSRRKDLNGEGMLIRNAEDNAVFTSQEGPQQADFQLMGGGLLMICAFFIVGGLFEKLVHIPGPVLMILIAVLCKYCQVIPAKMELGAHSCYKFVSTTLVWPLMIGLGMLFVPLESVVAVFSFGYIVVCGAVVLSMATISFFIAPYLNMYPVEASIVTSCHSGLGGTGDVAILSASNRMSLMPFAQIATRIGGASTVIGATLLLGWIA encoded by the coding sequence ATGAAGTTATTCGGTGGTATTTCAAACAGGGATATCAATGCGGTACCTTTGGCTTTATTCATTGCTATTGCTGCCATTGTCGTTACGTCATCTTATTCTAATCTTTTGCCAAAAAACATGATTGGCGGCCTAGCCATTATTATGACGCTTGGCTTTATTCTGTCTCACATTGGTCGCCGGATTCCAGTACTGAAAGATATTGGCGGGCCAGCTATTCTGTGTCTGATGGTACCTTCGGTTCTGGTCTATTTTGGCGTATTTCAGACCAATACCTTAGATACCGTACATCTGTTGATGAAAGAGGCCAATTTACTGTACTTCGTTATTGCCTGCCTGGTCGTGGGTAGTATTCTGGGGATGAATCGCGTAGTACTGATTCAGGGCATGATGCGGATGTTTATTCCCTTGGTAGTGGGAACTCTCGCTGCGGTGGCTTCCGGTCTGCTGGTTGGAAAACTGTTCGGCTATAGTTTCTATCACACATTCTTCTTTATTATCGTACCAATTATCGGTGGGGGTATTGGCGAAGGTATATTACCGCTGTCATTAGCTTACTCGGCAATTTTGGGTGAGTCTCCAGATGTGTATGTGGCGCAATTGGCTCCAGCGGCAGTTGTGGGTAATATTTTCGCCATTATTTGCGCCGGAGTATTGGCCAGAATAGGCTCTCGTCGTAAAGATCTGAATGGTGAGGGTATGCTGATTCGCAATGCAGAAGACAATGCAGTATTTACTTCACAAGAAGGGCCGCAACAAGCTGACTTCCAATTGATGGGCGGCGGGTTGTTAATGATTTGCGCCTTCTTTATCGTTGGCGGATTATTTGAAAAGCTGGTGCATATTCCAGGCCCCGTTTTAATGATTCTGATTGCAGTTCTGTGCAAATACTGTCAGGTCATTCCGGCTAAAATGGAACTGGGTGCGCACAGTTGCTACAAGTTTGTTTCAACCACTTTGGTTTGGCCGTTAATGATTGGTTTGGGTATGCTGTTTGTTCCGCTGGAAAGCGTCGTTGCGGTATTCTCGTTTGGTTATATCGTAGTGTGCGGTGCGGTGGTGCTTTCCATGGCAACCATTAGCTTCTTTATTGCTCCGTATCTGAATATGTATCCTGTGGAAGCATCCATTGTAACCAGTTGCCATAGTGGACTGGGCGGTACTGGCGATGTGGCTATTCTTTCGGCCTCTAACCGTATGTCATTGATGCCTTTTGCTCAAATAGCGACCCGGATTGGCGGGGCGTCAACGGTGATTGGTGCGACGTTATTATTAGGATGGATTGCCTGA
- the dcuR gene encoding two-component system response regulator DcuR: MINVLIVDDDAMVAELNKCYLSQVNGFTCCGVVSSLQAARERLMQSETPIHLVLLDVFMRQDNGLDLLPTLREFSEHTDVIVISSASDVNTIKKALQYGVVDYLIKPFQFARFEEALSVYRRQHRLLEQRDNYAQSDIDKLLRRDSRNTGERKKLPKGLTSQTLRTVCEWIVANQTSEFSTEQLANAIGVSRVSCRKYLIFLSETAVLSIHVLYGATGRPVYLYRLMPDQLPALQQYCE; encoded by the coding sequence ATGATTAATGTGTTGATAGTGGACGACGACGCCATGGTGGCCGAGCTGAATAAATGCTATTTAAGTCAGGTCAATGGATTTACCTGTTGCGGGGTAGTGTCATCGCTACAGGCGGCGCGAGAAAGGCTAATGCAATCCGAAACGCCGATTCATTTGGTACTTTTAGACGTTTTCATGCGGCAAGATAACGGGTTAGACTTGCTACCCACGCTGCGGGAATTTAGCGAGCACACCGACGTTATCGTTATTTCCTCTGCGAGCGACGTCAATACCATAAAGAAAGCCCTGCAGTACGGCGTGGTCGATTACCTGATAAAACCTTTCCAGTTTGCCCGATTTGAAGAGGCGCTGTCGGTTTATCGACGTCAGCATCGCCTGCTGGAACAGCGCGATAACTATGCCCAATCAGATATAGATAAACTATTGCGCCGAGACAGTCGTAATACCGGTGAGCGGAAAAAACTGCCTAAGGGATTGACCAGTCAGACTTTACGTACCGTGTGCGAATGGATTGTGGCTAACCAGACCAGCGAATTCTCCACAGAACAACTCGCCAATGCTATTGGTGTATCTCGAGTATCCTGTCGCAAATATCTCATCTTCTTGTCAGAAACGGCAGTATTGAGTATTCACGTTCTCTACGGTGCCACAGGGCGCCCCGTATACCTTTACCGATTAATGCCTGACCAGCTTCCGGCATTGCAGCAATACTGCGAATAA